In Streptomyces sp. SLBN-118, the following are encoded in one genomic region:
- a CDS encoding glycosyltransferase family 2 protein — MNAAPTLSVVVCAYTVDRWDDLRAAIGSVHAQARPADEIVLVIDHCQELYELASTSLSGVRVIPNHQSKGLSGARNTGVAAARCEVVAFLDDDAAADPDWTDRMLARYDDPHVVGVGGLVRPWWGTDRPAWFPPEFDWVVGCSYRGLPEQPTPVRNFIGANMSFRRAEVVAAGGFRTDLGRVGTRPLGCEETELCLRIAARRPDAVLLYEPAAAVRHHVPGTRTTWAYFRSRCYAEGLSKALVARHSGSKAALASERTYLRSTIPQAFVRTLRLGRPGALRTLAALAGGVWATVAGYVVGRIHSLSSGSAPHRLRPPLELPSAEGEPVPFWGSPYALRGWGPVGRKG, encoded by the coding sequence ATGAATGCTGCACCGACTCTGTCGGTCGTCGTCTGCGCCTACACCGTCGACCGGTGGGACGACCTCCGCGCCGCGATCGGGTCGGTGCACGCGCAAGCCCGCCCGGCGGACGAAATCGTGTTGGTCATCGACCACTGCCAGGAGCTCTACGAACTGGCCTCCACCTCGCTGTCCGGAGTGCGGGTGATTCCCAACCACCAGAGCAAGGGTCTGTCCGGTGCCCGCAACACCGGTGTGGCCGCGGCCAGGTGCGAGGTGGTGGCCTTCCTCGACGACGACGCGGCGGCCGACCCGGACTGGACCGACCGCATGCTGGCACGCTACGACGACCCGCACGTCGTGGGCGTCGGCGGGCTCGTCCGGCCATGGTGGGGCACGGACCGGCCGGCATGGTTCCCGCCGGAATTCGACTGGGTGGTCGGCTGCTCGTACCGGGGACTGCCTGAACAGCCCACCCCGGTACGGAACTTCATCGGCGCCAACATGTCCTTCCGCAGGGCCGAGGTGGTCGCGGCCGGCGGCTTCCGCACCGACCTGGGACGGGTCGGAACCAGGCCCCTGGGGTGCGAGGAGACCGAGCTGTGTCTGCGGATCGCGGCCCGCCGGCCCGACGCCGTGCTGCTGTACGAGCCTGCCGCCGCGGTACGTCACCATGTGCCCGGGACGCGTACCACCTGGGCGTACTTCCGTTCCCGCTGCTATGCGGAAGGGCTTTCCAAGGCGCTGGTCGCCCGGCACAGCGGCAGCAAAGCCGCGCTGGCCAGCGAGCGCACCTATCTGCGGTCGACCATCCCCCAGGCCTTCGTCCGAACCCTGCGGCTGGGCCGTCCCGGCGCCCTGCGCACCCTTGCGGCGCTGGCCGGAGGCGTCTGGGCCACGGTCGCCGGGTACGTCGTCGGCCGGATTCACTCGCTGTCGTCCGGCTCCGCCCCCCACCGCCTGCGGCCGCCTCTGGAGCTGCCGAGCGCCGAGGGTGAACCGGTGCCCTTCTGGGGGTCCCCCTACGCCCTGCGAGGGTGGGGGCCGGTGGGCAGGAAAGGCTGA
- a CDS encoding family 16 glycosylhydrolase, translated as MRTGPARRAWQAVAAGLLLLATACGSGSGSAPPGPPAAGSWRLVFHDDFNGSQLDTERWVTCYDWNKDGCTNRGNNEAQWYLPGQVSVGGGSLTLKAERRSTRGSDARTYPWTSGMISTGRDHWDGRPRRTFTYGYFEAAIRIPPQAGMFPAFWMMPASRYTPPELDIMEFIGTTQRAFMYVHWRDREGAEQRARGTYGPADFPAGYHVFGLLWEADELTWYVDGVKRFRVTEPARIPHVPMEVLVNLAVGVPGPPPPSVDSARMRVDWVRVWQH; from the coding sequence GTGAGAACGGGGCCTGCCCGGCGCGCCTGGCAGGCCGTGGCCGCGGGGCTGCTTCTCCTGGCGACGGCCTGCGGCAGCGGCAGCGGCAGCGCCCCGCCGGGCCCGCCTGCCGCGGGCTCATGGCGGCTGGTATTCCACGACGACTTCAACGGTTCGCAACTCGATACCGAACGTTGGGTGACCTGCTACGACTGGAACAAGGACGGGTGCACCAACCGCGGGAACAACGAGGCGCAGTGGTACCTCCCGGGCCAGGTGTCGGTGGGCGGAGGCTCCCTGACCCTGAAGGCCGAGCGCCGAAGCACCCGGGGGAGCGACGCCAGGACCTACCCGTGGACCTCCGGCATGATCTCCACCGGGCGTGACCACTGGGACGGCCGTCCCCGGCGGACCTTCACCTACGGCTACTTCGAAGCGGCGATTCGCATTCCCCCTCAGGCCGGCATGTTCCCGGCCTTCTGGATGATGCCCGCGTCCCGCTACACCCCTCCCGAGCTGGACATTATGGAGTTCATCGGAACCACGCAGCGGGCCTTCATGTATGTGCACTGGCGTGACCGCGAGGGCGCAGAACAGCGGGCGAGAGGAACCTATGGACCGGCCGATTTCCCCGCCGGGTACCACGTGTTCGGGCTTCTCTGGGAGGCCGACGAGCTGACCTGGTACGTGGACGGCGTCAAACGGTTCCGGGTGACAGAACCCGCCAGGATCCCGCACGTCCCCATGGAAGTGCTGGTGAATCTGGCTGTCGGCGTTCCCGGCCCCCCGCCCCCCTCGGTCGATTCGGCACGTATGCGGGTGGACTGGGTGCGCGTCTGGCAGCACTGA
- a CDS encoding FAD-dependent oxidoreductase yields the protein MPPNLRVAARYRAATRATEIRREGIPVVVIGAGPYGLATAAWLNASGVRLRIFGEPMQGWDTHMPEGMFLKSVPAASSISAPEPGYGFADFRAAQGREPVGDLYPIPVDEFIDYGRWFQERRVPEVERSMVRHVQAVDGGFSITLDSGEEFLAAAVVVSTGLAPFAHEPPELRGLAATGRTSHTCEHRNLTGFAGQQVAVLGAGQSALESAALLHEAGASPTVVARAPSVLFGDPPQADLPSARPRSTRLHKPGSPLGPGWSLLAVSRGAAAYRHLPTPVRFRLLHTVLGPSGAWWLRERVAGRFPVLCGRTVRSAEPEDGAVLLELTDPGGGSERLRADHLLMATGYRVDVDRLELLEPTLRQAVRTVGGAPRLSAGFESSVPGLYFTGLAAAPSFGPFLRFVCGTDFAARQLAASVAARNR from the coding sequence ATGCCCCCGAATTTGCGCGTGGCTGCCCGGTACCGGGCAGCCACGAGAGCGACTGAGATCCGCCGGGAAGGCATTCCCGTCGTGGTCATCGGAGCTGGACCGTACGGGCTCGCCACCGCTGCCTGGCTGAACGCATCGGGGGTTCGTCTGAGAATTTTCGGCGAGCCGATGCAGGGCTGGGACACCCATATGCCCGAAGGCATGTTTCTCAAGTCCGTCCCGGCGGCGTCGTCCATTTCCGCCCCGGAGCCCGGGTACGGGTTCGCGGATTTCCGTGCTGCCCAGGGCAGAGAGCCGGTTGGCGACCTTTACCCGATCCCGGTCGATGAATTCATCGACTACGGGCGATGGTTCCAGGAGCGCCGGGTGCCAGAAGTGGAACGGTCGATGGTGCGCCATGTACAGGCCGTCGACGGCGGGTTCTCAATCACGCTGGACTCCGGCGAGGAGTTCCTCGCCGCGGCCGTGGTGGTGTCCACCGGCCTTGCCCCCTTTGCCCATGAGCCACCGGAGCTGCGCGGCCTCGCCGCCACGGGCCGGACCTCCCACACGTGCGAGCACCGGAACCTGACCGGCTTCGCGGGACAGCAGGTGGCCGTCCTGGGTGCGGGGCAGTCCGCGCTGGAGAGCGCAGCACTGCTGCACGAGGCGGGCGCCAGTCCCACCGTCGTCGCCCGCGCCCCGTCCGTCCTCTTCGGTGACCCTCCGCAGGCGGACCTGCCCAGCGCCCGCCCGCGGTCCACCCGACTGCACAAACCCGGCTCTCCCCTCGGCCCGGGCTGGTCACTGCTGGCTGTCAGCCGAGGCGCCGCTGCCTACCGCCATCTGCCGACTCCGGTGCGGTTCCGCCTGCTGCACACCGTGCTGGGGCCGTCCGGAGCCTGGTGGTTGCGAGAGCGCGTCGCAGGCCGTTTCCCGGTGCTGTGCGGGCGCACGGTGCGTTCCGCCGAGCCGGAGGACGGGGCGGTGCTCCTGGAGTTGACGGACCCGGGCGGCGGGAGCGAACGGTTGCGCGCCGACCATCTTCTGATGGCCACGGGGTACCGAGTGGACGTGGACCGGCTCGAGCTCCTGGAGCCCACACTCCGTCAGGCAGTACGGACCGTCGGAGGTGCACCGCGGCTTTCGGCCGGCTTCGAGTCCTCGGTGCCCGGCCTCTACTTCACTGGACTGGCCGCAGCACCCAGCTTCGGGCCGTTCCTGCGATTTGTCTGCGGCACGGATTTCGCTGCCCGGCAGCTCGCCGCCTCGGTCGCGGCCAGGAACCGGTGA